In Deinococcus sp. QL22, the following are encoded in one genomic region:
- a CDS encoding MFS transporter, which yields MGYSRFAGRFDPRWVAALGMVLLAGGWGLVAVAHSIPAVLVGLIVAGLGGGLVFPNLYSWLADLTPPAWRGRITAGMSSAVFLGQFLSPLVLAAPAAHPAQGFVWGSLGIAAIGAGLFALSVMRPKVA from the coding sequence CTGGGGTATTCGCGCTTTGCCGGACGATTCGACCCACGCTGGGTGGCCGCGCTGGGCATGGTGTTGCTGGCCGGGGGCTGGGGTCTCGTGGCTGTTGCCCACAGCATTCCCGCCGTGCTGGTGGGCCTGATCGTGGCCGGCTTGGGCGGCGGCCTGGTGTTTCCCAACCTCTATTCGTGGCTGGCCGACCTGACTCCCCCGGCGTGGCGGGGCCGCATCACCGCCGGGATGAGCAGCGCCGTGTTTCTGGGCCAATTCCTCAGCCCGTTGGTGCTGGCCGCGCCCGCCGCCCACCCAGCACAGGGATTCGTGTGGGGATCGCTGGGCATCGCCGCTATTGGGGCGGGGTTGTTTGCCCTGAGCGTGATGAGGCCCAAAGTCGCCTGA